One Streptococcus gallolyticus subsp. gallolyticus DSM 16831 DNA window includes the following coding sequences:
- the hflX gene encoding GTPase HflX, with protein MIETSKRQERVILLGVELPETENFEMSMEELASLAKTAGAEVVSSYRQKREKYDSKSLIGSGKLAEIKAIVEADEIDTVIVNDRLTPRQNVNLEVELGVKVIDRMQLILDIFAMRARSHEGKLQVHLAQLKYMLPRLVGQGVMLSRQAGGIGSRGPGESQLELNRRSIRHQISDIERQLKVVEKNRETGREKRTESQVFKIGLIGYTNAGKSTIMNVLTNDKQYEADELFATLDATTKQIYLQNQFQVTLTDTVGFIQNLPTELVAAFKSTLEESRNVDLLLHVIDASDPNHAEHEKVVLNLLKELDMLDIPRLAVYNKMDVAEHLVATAFPNVRISARDKDARTLLRRLIINEIREIFEPFSIRVHQSQAYKLYELNKIALLDHYDFAQEYETITGYINPKNKWRLEEFYD; from the coding sequence TTGAAACAAGCAAGCGTCAGGAGCGTGTTATTTTACTAGGTGTTGAGTTGCCAGAGACGGAAAATTTTGAGATGTCAATGGAAGAATTAGCTTCTCTAGCTAAGACGGCAGGGGCAGAAGTTGTCTCTTCTTATCGTCAAAAGCGTGAAAAATACGACAGTAAGTCTTTGATTGGTTCGGGCAAATTAGCCGAGATTAAAGCGATTGTGGAAGCTGATGAGATTGACACCGTTATTGTCAATGACCGCCTGACTCCTCGGCAAAATGTCAACTTGGAAGTTGAACTTGGTGTCAAAGTGATTGACCGTATGCAGTTAATTCTGGATATTTTTGCCATGCGGGCACGTAGTCATGAGGGGAAATTGCAAGTTCATCTCGCTCAGCTCAAATACATGTTGCCACGTCTTGTTGGACAAGGGGTTATGTTGAGCCGACAAGCTGGTGGTATCGGTAGCCGTGGTCCTGGTGAAAGTCAATTGGAACTTAATCGCCGCTCAATTCGTCATCAAATTTCAGATATTGAACGTCAACTAAAGGTTGTCGAAAAAAATCGTGAAACAGGTCGTGAAAAACGCACCGAATCACAAGTGTTTAAAATCGGTTTAATTGGTTACACCAATGCTGGTAAATCAACGATTATGAACGTTTTAACCAATGATAAACAGTATGAAGCCGATGAATTGTTTGCAACCTTGGATGCAACAACCAAACAAATTTATTTACAAAATCAATTTCAGGTGACGCTGACGGATACTGTTGGATTTATTCAAAATTTACCGACAGAGCTGGTTGCTGCGTTTAAGTCAACTTTGGAAGAAAGTCGTAACGTTGACCTTTTGTTGCACGTTATTGATGCCAGCGACCCAAATCATGCGGAGCATGAAAAAGTGGTTTTGAATTTGTTAAAAGAGCTGGACATGCTAGATATTCCGCGCTTAGCTGTTTATAACAAAATGGACGTTGCGGAGCATTTGGTGGCAACAGCTTTTCCAAATGTGCGTATTTCTGCGCGTGATAAGGACGCTCGCACACTCTTACGCCGTTTGATTATCAATGAAATTCGTGAGATTTTTGAGCCATTTAGCATTCGTGTTCACCAAAGTCAGGCTTACAAATTGTATGAGTTAAATAAAATTGCTTTGCTAGACCATTATGACTTTGCCCAAGAATACGAAACCATTACTGGCTACATCAATCCTAAAAATAAATGGAGACTAGAAGAATTTTATGACTGA
- the rnz gene encoding ribonuclease Z, whose product MELQFLGTGAGQPSKSRNVSSLVLKLLDEINEVWMFDCGEGTQRQILETTIKPRKVKRIFITHLHGDHIFGLPGFLASRAFQANEEQTDLDVYGPIGIRSYILNSLRLSGARLPYRIHFHEFDENSLGKVMETDKFVVYAEKLDHTIFCIGYRVMQKDLEGTLDAEALKAAGVPFGPLFGKIKSGQDVILEDGTKIIAKDYISAPKKGKIITILGDTRKTDASVRLGLGADILVHESTYGKGDEKIARKHGHSTNMQAAQIAKEASAKMLLLNHISARFLGRECKQVENDAKTVFENTHLVKDLEEISL is encoded by the coding sequence ATGGAATTACAATTTTTGGGAACAGGAGCGGGTCAGCCATCAAAGTCACGTAATGTGTCAAGTTTGGTTTTGAAGCTACTTGATGAAATCAATGAGGTCTGGATGTTTGACTGTGGCGAAGGCACACAGCGTCAGATTTTAGAAACAACAATCAAACCGCGTAAAGTTAAGCGCATTTTTATCACGCATTTGCATGGAGACCATATTTTTGGTTTGCCTGGATTTTTGGCTAGCCGAGCTTTTCAAGCTAACGAGGAACAAACAGACCTTGATGTTTACGGTCCTATTGGTATTCGTTCGTATATTTTAAATAGCTTGCGCTTGTCAGGAGCACGCTTGCCATATCGCATTCATTTCCATGAATTTGACGAGAATAGCCTTGGTAAAGTTATGGAAACTGATAAATTTGTGGTTTACGCGGAAAAACTTGATCATACGATTTTCTGTATTGGTTATCGTGTGATGCAAAAAGATTTAGAAGGAACGCTTGATGCTGAGGCTTTGAAGGCTGCTGGTGTGCCTTTCGGACCGCTTTTTGGCAAAATCAAGAGTGGGCAAGATGTTATCTTAGAAGACGGAACAAAAATCATTGCCAAAGATTACATTTCAGCACCGAAAAAAGGAAAAATTATTACTATTTTAGGTGACACACGTAAGACAGATGCTAGTGTTCGTCTTGGTTTGGGAGCTGATATTTTAGTTCACGAATCAACTTACGGCAAAGGTGATGAAAAAATTGCGCGTAAACATGGTCATTCAACGAACATGCAAGCTGCGCAAATTGCCAAAGAGGCGTCAGCTAAAATGCTTTTGCTTAACCACATTAGTGCTCGTTTTCTCGGACGTGAGTGCAAACAAGTCGAAAATGACGCCAAAACAGTCTTTGAAAACACGCACCTTGTTAAAGATTTGGAAGAAATTAGCTTATGA
- a CDS encoding SDR family NAD(P)-dependent oxidoreductase, translating to MRIIAITGATGGIAQEIIKRIPKDDYVIALGRDLKKLKPHYGNRPNTACFALDMSSDVAIAETVEKIYAIHGRIDIFINNAGYGGFSDFDTYTTAQIRDMFDVNTFATMTFSRLVGQKMKEAGKGHIINIASIAGLIASAKSSVYSATKFAVIGFSNALRLELADSNVYVTTVNPGPIATKFFDKADPSGDYLKSVGRFVLQPEYVAKRTVAIFGKNKRELNMPWSLAAAHKAYTLFPRIADFLARKVFNYK from the coding sequence ATGAGAATTATAGCCATTACAGGAGCAACAGGTGGTATTGCTCAAGAAATCATCAAACGTATCCCCAAAGACGATTATGTGATTGCCTTGGGACGTGATTTAAAGAAATTAAAACCACATTATGGCAATCGTCCAAACACAGCTTGCTTTGCCCTTGATATGTCAAGCGATGTAGCGATTGCTGAAACGGTTGAAAAAATCTATGCTATCCATGGACGCATTGATATTTTTATTAATAATGCTGGGTATGGAGGTTTTAGTGATTTCGACACTTATACCACGGCGCAAATTCGTGACATGTTTGATGTTAATACCTTTGCAACAATGACGTTTTCACGTTTAGTAGGACAAAAGATGAAAGAGGCAGGGAAAGGTCATATTATCAATATTGCTAGCATTGCAGGCTTGATTGCTTCTGCCAAATCTTCTGTTTATTCTGCAACAAAATTTGCTGTGATTGGTTTTTCAAATGCTTTGCGACTAGAATTAGCTGATAGCAATGTTTACGTGACGACTGTCAACCCTGGACCGATTGCAACGAAATTTTTTGATAAAGCAGACCCGTCAGGAGACTATCTTAAAAGTGTTGGGCGGTTTGTTTTACAGCCAGAATACGTTGCGAAACGCACCGTTGCCATTTTTGGCAAGAATAAGCGTGAGCTAAATATGCCTTGGTCGCTTGCGGCAGCTCACAAAGCTTACACACTTTTCCCAAGAATCGCAGATTTTCTAGCTCGAAAAGTATTTAATTACAAATAA
- the recJ gene encoding single-stranded-DNA-specific exonuclease RecJ, whose amino-acid sequence MITSKYNWKNIEKEPDNGFFELTKKEKLTELASQILYSRGVDTAEKLTQFLSTDLSQLHAPYLLHDMDKAVERIRQAIENYEQILVYGDYDADGMTSASIMKEALEMLGAEAQVYLPNRFTDGYGPNESVYKYFIEQQNVSLIITVDNGVAGHEAIAYAQSQGVDVIVTDHHGLPAELPEAFAIVHPEHPEADYPFKYLAGCGVAFKVACALLESIPTEMLDLVAIGTIADMVSLTDENRIMVKVGLEILKQTERIGLIELMKVSDVDMGDVNEETVGFKIAPQLNALGRLDDPNPAVELLTGFDDEEAHNIAKMINAKNEERKEIVQKIFEEAMSMVDLEKPVQVLAKEGWHPGVLGIVAGRILEQIAQPVIVLNIEDGLAKGSARSIEAINIFHALDEHRGLFEAFGGHAGAAGMTLVTENLDKLSQVLCDYIAENDIDLSQKKELVIDEVLELSEIDLDTVHSLEKLAPFGMDNPKPVFEIKDFVVKQARTMGQNGAHLKLKIAQGTTAIDLVAFNQGHLAQEFQQAQNLCLATTLSINKWNGQTTVQLMLEDARVEGVQLIDIRSKTASLPERVPVLAEDSTANEVVVLDIPDKAEELKSLFVGRHFEAVYFKNHIKRAYYLTGYGTRDQFAKLYKTIYQFPEFDVRYKLKDLSQYLNIPDILLVKMIQIFDELDFVTITDGVMVVNKDAQKRSISESQIYQDLKQQVKFQELMALGTPQEIYDWLTDEDD is encoded by the coding sequence ATGATAACAAGTAAATACAATTGGAAAAATATTGAAAAAGAGCCAGATAATGGCTTTTTTGAGCTGACAAAAAAAGAAAAACTAACAGAATTAGCTAGTCAGATTCTTTATAGCCGAGGTGTTGATACGGCAGAAAAATTGACTCAATTTTTATCAACGGATTTGTCACAATTGCATGCCCCTTACCTTTTACATGACATGGATAAAGCGGTTGAGCGTATTCGCCAAGCCATTGAGAACTACGAGCAAATTTTGGTTTATGGTGACTATGATGCTGACGGAATGACTAGTGCCAGTATTATGAAAGAAGCCCTTGAAATGTTAGGCGCTGAAGCTCAAGTTTATCTGCCAAATCGTTTCACAGACGGCTATGGTCCCAATGAATCGGTCTATAAATATTTCATTGAGCAGCAAAACGTTTCTTTGATTATCACGGTGGACAATGGCGTAGCAGGGCACGAAGCGATTGCCTACGCACAAAGTCAGGGGGTAGATGTCATTGTGACAGACCACCACGGCTTGCCAGCAGAGCTACCAGAAGCATTTGCGATTGTGCACCCAGAACACCCAGAAGCTGATTATCCGTTCAAATATCTGGCTGGCTGTGGCGTTGCTTTCAAAGTCGCTTGTGCTTTGCTAGAATCTATTCCGACAGAAATGCTTGATCTGGTGGCAATTGGAACAATTGCTGATATGGTGAGTTTGACTGATGAAAACCGTATTATGGTTAAAGTCGGACTTGAAATTCTGAAACAAACCGAACGCATTGGTCTGATTGAATTGATGAAAGTCTCAGACGTGGATATGGGAGATGTCAATGAAGAAACGGTTGGTTTCAAAATTGCTCCGCAGCTAAATGCACTTGGTCGCCTAGATGACCCAAATCCTGCTGTCGAATTATTGACTGGCTTTGATGACGAAGAAGCGCATAACATTGCCAAGATGATTAATGCTAAAAACGAAGAACGCAAGGAAATTGTTCAAAAAATCTTCGAAGAAGCCATGAGCATGGTTGATTTGGAAAAGCCAGTGCAAGTATTGGCTAAAGAAGGTTGGCACCCAGGCGTTTTAGGAATTGTCGCAGGGCGTATTTTAGAACAAATCGCGCAGCCAGTGATTGTTTTAAATATCGAAGATGGGCTTGCTAAAGGTTCAGCCAGAAGTATTGAGGCCATTAATATTTTCCATGCCCTTGATGAGCACCGTGGCTTATTTGAAGCCTTTGGTGGACACGCTGGCGCTGCTGGAATGACTTTGGTGACTGAAAATCTTGATAAATTATCACAAGTTTTGTGTGATTATATTGCTGAAAATGATATTGACCTATCACAGAAAAAAGAGCTTGTTATTGATGAGGTTCTGGAGCTATCAGAGATTGACCTTGATACCGTGCACAGTCTTGAAAAATTGGCACCATTTGGCATGGACAATCCAAAACCAGTCTTTGAAATTAAAGATTTTGTGGTGAAACAAGCACGCACCATGGGACAAAATGGTGCGCATTTAAAATTAAAAATTGCCCAAGGCACAACGGCAATTGACCTTGTTGCCTTTAATCAAGGACATCTAGCGCAGGAATTTCAACAAGCGCAAAATCTTTGCCTTGCAACGACCTTATCGATTAATAAGTGGAATGGGCAAACGACTGTTCAATTAATGTTGGAAGATGCGCGTGTTGAGGGTGTTCAGTTGATTGATATTCGCTCCAAAACAGCTAGCCTTCCAGAACGTGTTCCAGTATTGGCTGAAGATAGCACGGCAAATGAAGTTGTGGTGTTAGACATTCCTGATAAGGCTGAAGAATTGAAATCACTCTTTGTCGGTCGTCATTTTGAAGCCGTTTATTTTAAAAATCATATTAAACGTGCTTATTATCTGACAGGCTATGGCACACGTGACCAATTTGCTAAGCTTTATAAAACTATCTATCAATTCCCAGAATTTGATGTCCGCTACAAGTTGAAAGATTTGAGTCAATACCTTAATATCCCTGATATTTTACTCGTTAAAATGATTCAGATTTTTGATGAATTAGATTTTGTAACCATCACAGATGGTGTTATGGTCGTCAACAAAGATGCCCAGAAACGCAGTATTTCAGAAAGCCAAATCTACCAAGACCTCAAACAACAAGTTAAATTCCAAGAGCTAATGGCGCTCGGAACCCCACAAGAAATTTACGATTGGCTGACTGATGAAGATGACTAA